One genomic segment of Oncorhynchus keta strain PuntledgeMale-10-30-2019 unplaced genomic scaffold, Oket_V2 Un_scaffold_938_pilon_pilon, whole genome shotgun sequence includes these proteins:
- the LOC127929654 gene encoding uncharacterized protein LOC127929654 isoform X1, which produces MVCKHPNLTSSGVLMACKHPNLTSSGVLMACKHPNLTSSGVLMACKHPNLTSSGVLMACKHPNLTSSGVLMACKHLNLTSSGVLMACKHINITSSGVLMACKHINLTSSGVLMACKHINLTSSGVLMACKHPNLTSSGVLMACKHLNLTSSGVLMACKHPNLTSSGVLMACKHINLTSSGVLMACKHINLTSSGVLMACKHINLTSSGVLMACKHPNLTSSGVLMACKHPNLTSSGVLMACKHPNLTSSGVLMACKHLNLTSSGVLMACKHINITSSGVLMACKHINLTSSGVLMACKHINLTSSGVLMACKHPNLTSSGVLMACKHLNLTSSGVLMACKHPNLTSSGVLMACKHINLTSSGVLMACKHINLTSSGVLMACKHINLTSSGVLMACKHPNLTSSGVLMACKHPNLTSSGVLMACKHPNLTSSGVLMACKHPNLTSSGVLMACKHINLTSSGVLMACKHPNLTSSGVLMACKHLNLTSSGVLMACKHLNLTSSGVLMACKHLNLTSSGVFDLHMCYHEQREPPFLAQVK; this is translated from the coding sequence ATGGTATGTAAACATcctaatctcacttccagtggtgtattaatggcatgtaaacatcctaatctcacttccagtggtgtattaatggcatgtaaacatcctaatctcacttccagtggtgtattaatggcatgtaaacatcctaatctcacttccagtggtgtattaatggcatgtaaacatcctaatctcacttccagtggtgtattaatggcatgtaaacaccttaatctcacttccagtggtgtattaatggcatgtaaacacattaatatcacttccagtggtgtattaatggcatgtaaacacattaatctcacttccagtggtgtattaatggcatgtaaacacattaatctcacttccagtggtgtattaatggcatgtaaacatcctaatctcacttccagtggtgtattaatggcatgtaaacaccttaatctcacttccagtggtgtattaatggcatgtaaacatcctaatctcacttccagtggtgtattaatggcatgtaaacacattaatctcacttccagtggtgtattaatggcatgtaaacacattaatctcacttccagtggtgtattaatggcatgtaaacacattaatctcacttccagtggtgtattaatggcatgtaaacatcctaatctcacttccagtggtgtattaatggcatgtaaacatcctaatctcacttccagtggtgtattaatggcatgtaaacatcctaatctcacttccagtggtgtattaatggcatgtaaacaccttaatctcacttccagtggtgtattaatggcatgtaaacacattaatatcacttccagtggtgtattaatggcatgtaaacacattaatctcacttccagtggtgtattaatggcatgtaaacacattaatctcacttccagtggtgtattaatggcatgtaaacatcctaatctcacttccagtggtgtattaatggcatgtaaacaccttaatctcacttccagtggtgtattaatggcatgtaaacatcctaatctcacttccagtggtgtattaatggcatgtaaacacattaatctcacttccagtggtgtattaatggcatgtaaacacattaatctcacttccagtggtgtattaatggcatgtaaacacattaatctcacttccagtggtgtattaatggcatgtaaacatcctaatctcacttccagtggtgtattaatggcatgtaaacatcctaatctcacttccagtggtgtattaatggcatgtaaacatcctaatctcacttccagtggtgtattaatggcatgtaaacatcctaatctcacttccagtggtgtattaatggcatgtaaacacattaatctcacttccagtggtgtattaatggcatgtaaacatcctaatctcacttccagtggtgtattaatggcatgtaaacaccttaatctcacttccagtggtgtattaatggcatgtaaacaccttaatctcacttccagtggtgtattaatggcatgtaaacaccttaatctcacttccagtggtgtatttgatctgcacaTGTGCTATCATGAGCAGCGTGAACCTCCTTTTCTGGCACAGGTGAAGTGA
- the LOC127929654 gene encoding uncharacterized protein LOC127929654 isoform X2 has protein sequence MSISLLTVFLAEAILCTVSGEQLYRKVGGELVLTPDKSTVTDAITSILWKHGKNKLAEWDKDFGGLDIYGAFKERTTLDQTTGELRISGLKKTDSGVYSVEFNSKLLNKTYTLSVLKAVPKPTITSSCNPDKTSCTLTCEGNTTDAEPVTYSWKQGERAWEDLDKQNNVSKSDTDKSTNSYTYFCKMKNSAGEGEVSEPVVLGSDGWLTKARFIGISVFVLAVAGILSFIFGHRAKTGVWIYEKESMPWKREFWKSQREVGPTTDTSNGVSASTEEALARENYHKDGSVNNSVL, from the exons ATGTCGATCTCACTTCTGACTGTCTTTCTTGCGGAAGCAATACTCTGCACAGTTTCAG GTGAACAGCTCTACAGAAAAGTGGGAGGTGAGCTCGTGTTGACGCCTGACAAGTCCACAGTGACTGACGCCATCACAAGCATCCTGTGGAAGCATGGGAAGAACAAGCTGGCAGAGTGGGACAAGGATTTTGGTGGTCTGGACATCTATGGTGCCTTCAAAGAGCGTACAACCCTGGACCAGACTACTGGAGAGCTGAGAATCAGTGGATTGAAGAAAACAGACAGTGGAGTTTATTCTGTGGAATTCAACAGCAAACTGCTTAACAAGACATATACATTATCTGTTCTCA AAGCAGTCCCCAAACCCACAATTACTTCTTCCTGTAACCCAGACAAAACctcctgcactctgacctgtgaGGGCAACACCACTGATGCTGAACCAGTCACCTACAGctggaaacagggagagagggcgtGGGAGGACTTAGACAAACAGAATAATGTCAGTAAGAGCGACACTGACAAATCAACCAACAGTTACACGTACTTCTGCAAGATGAAGAACTCTGCTGGGGAAGGTGAAGTCAGCGAGCCAGTGGTGTTAGGCTCAG ATGGCTGGTTGACCAAGGCCAGATTCATTGGTATTTCTGTCTTTGTTCTTGCTGTTGCTGGAATTCTATCGTTCATTTTTGGTCATAGAGCTAAAACAG GAGTTTGGATCTATGAGAAAG AATCAATGCCATGGAAAAGAG AATTTTGGAAAAGCCAGAGAGAAGTGGGACCTA ccaCTGACACATCAAATGGAGTTTCTGCATCCACAG AGGAAGCCTTGGCGAGGGAAAATTATCATAAAGATGGTTCAGTAAATAATTCAGTACTGTAG